The following proteins are co-located in the Rattus norvegicus strain BN/NHsdMcwi chromosome 19, GRCr8, whole genome shotgun sequence genome:
- the LOC134478811 gene encoding uncharacterized protein LOC134478811 isoform X6, producing the protein MNNRPHFRPNPYYEDLERMEEAVMSILHNLEMENTEIHENNHKLKKEMTFSRNLLSQLLMENTFRKKLVPLKQESKEVHLDWVPIQKYLVEFNKIDKDQQPPDPASSGLKKYKRAEIGHTLVRELPEE; encoded by the exons gccacacttcaggccaaatccatattatgaagacctggagagaatggaggaggcagtcatgtcaattctgcacaacttagagatggagaacactgagatccatgagaacaaccataagctgaagaaggagatgaccttctctag aaacctgctcagccagctcctgatggagaacacttttaggaagaagttggtcccactgaagcaggagagcaaggaggtacatcttgattgggTACCGatccagaaatatttggttgaatTCAACAAGATcgataaagaccagcaacctccagaccccgcatcatctg gtctcaaaAAGTACAAGAGAGCTGAAATTGGACACACActagtaagagagcttcctgaagaataa